Proteins co-encoded in one Nicotiana sylvestris chromosome 7, ASM39365v2, whole genome shotgun sequence genomic window:
- the LOC104244471 gene encoding protein SMAX1-LIKE 6-like, which produces MPTPVSTARQCLTEDAARALDDAVAVARRRSHAQTTSLHAVSALLALPSSSLRDACARARSCAYSPRLQFRALELSVSVSLDRLPTAKTLDEPPISNSLMAAIKRSQANQRRHPDTFHIYQQLQQQNTSNFSISTLKVELKHFILSILDDPIVSRVFGEAGFRSCDIKLAILNPPAISRFSKTTRCPPLFLCTLTDSENNRGFNFPFSGVPKTVNNDENSRRIGEILVKKECRNPLLIGICASDALCSFTDCVQKGKSGVLPDEIKGLSVICVEKEISEFIGGGGSEEMMSLKFKEVSDAVECCTAAGAGIIVNYGDLKEFVDDDEESLESVKYVVSRFTKIVEDYSGKLWLVGAAASYDIYMKFLGRFPTIQKDWNLHLLPITASSTPGLPSKSSLMRSFVPLGGFFPTASEFENSCRNKNESTARCNLCNEKYEQEVSTTLRGTTGSVADEHATHLSSWLQKAECGPSRGLVGVEANEDNSLLNARLVGLQKKWNDICQRLHHIHPFQPDALQARSHLPSFGIFQSCAAAVESSNKGSLLDARFTNQSCILSDLQNTSMTQKNMSKSIVSEGESDSQAELLAQSLETQQLKKQNIWTPSPHAPHDLSLPLDHTSSASNASVSTDLGLGTIYVSTERELWKPSFQEHQDRLNYFSGSVSSASSVPLLDNKLDAKDFKNLYKALSEHVCWQEEAIYAISQTVSRCRSGNGRRHGSSKGNNIWLSFLGPDKVGKHKIAKALAEKVFGCSDSLLSVDLSSSDGSSYSNSLFNHQDTRNGYMNLRGKTVVDYIVEELSKKRCSLVLLENVEKADFLVQNSLSHSIRTGKFLNLHGKEISINNMIFVITSNSAKVTKDFFLSPEFSEENILAAKNLQMQIAIGSGNVNRIRVKDTNLWITSGDGTSESFPAYKRKQTDSNNGKLFQMPKRVCTIPKSSLDLNLPVEEMEEENQRDECDRDSGSEGSKAWLEEILEQMDDNVVFKPFDFGALAEKILKEVNFNLQEIVGVDIKLEIDSEVMVQILAAAWLSDRKEAVKDWVDKVLCRSFMEVRSRFQHIADSSIRLVNCQGIAVEDQAPGIHLPAKITVD; this is translated from the exons ATGCCAACGCCGGTGAGCACAGCCAGGCAATGCTTGACGGAGGATGCGGCGCGTGCACTTGACGACGCGGTGGCTGTCGCTCGTCGCCGGAGCCACGCGCAGACTACCTCTCTCCACGCTGTATCCGCTCTCCTTGCACTTCCATCGTCTAGCCTCCGCGACGCGTGTGCACGTGCTCGCAGCTGCGCGTACTCGCCGCGGCTGCAATTCAGGGCCTTGGAACTCAGCGTCAGTGTTTCTCTCGATCGTTTGCCAACGGCCAAAACCCTAGATGAGCCGCCTATCTCGAACTCTCTCATGGCAGCAATCAAGCGCTCACAAGCTAACCAAAGAAGGCACCCTGATACTTTCCACATCTATCAACAACTTCAGCAACAGAATACCTCCAACTTCTCCATTTCCACTCTTAAAGTTGAGCTGAAGCATTTTATACTATCGATTTTGGATGACCCGATTGTGAGTCGGGTTTTCGGGGAAGCGGGTTTTCGGAGTTGTGATATAAAGCTCGCAATTCTGAATCCACCCGCCATTTCTAGGTTTTCCAAGACGACGCGTTGCCCGCCTCTGTTTCTTTGTACTTTAACCGATTCGGAGAACAACCGTGGGTTTAACTTCCCATTTTCTGGCGTTCCCAAAACGGTGAATAATGATGAGAATTCTAGAAGAATCGGGGAGATTCTTGTGAAGAAAGAGTGTAGAAATCCATTGTTAATCGGGATTTGTGCAAGTGATGCACTTTGCAGCTTCACTGATTGTGTACAGAAGGGTAAAAGTGGTGTCTTGCCTGATGAAATTAAAGGGCTGAGTGTAATTTGTGTTGAAAAGGAGATTTCAGAGTTCATAGGCGGAGGTGGGAGTGAAGAAATGATGAGCTTGAAGTTTAAGGAAGTAAGTGATGCTGTGGAGTGTTGTACAGCGGCAGGTGCTGGGATTATAGTGAATTATGGGGATCTGAAGGAGTttgttgatgatgatgaagaGTCACTGGAGTCGGTGAAATACGTGGTTTCCAGGTTCACTAAAATAGTGGAAGATTATAGCGGGAAATTGTGGTTGGTTGGAGCAGCAGCAAGTTATGACATTTATATGAAGTTTTTGGGTCGGTTCCCCACAATTCAAAAGGACTGGAATTTACATCTCCTGCCCATTACTGCATCATCCACTCCAGGACTACCTTCCAAATCCAG CTTGATGAGGTCATTTGTTCCGCTTGGCGGGTTCTTTCCCACAGCATCCGAGTTTGAAAACTCGTGCAGAAACAAAAATGAATCTACAGCTCGATGCAACCTTTGCAATGAAAAGTATGAGCAAGAAGTTTCCACTACGCTGAGAGGAACAACTGGTTCAGTCGCTGATGAGCATGCAACACATTTATCTTCTTGGTTACAAAAGGCTGAATGTGGTCCAAGCAGGGGACTAGTTGGGGTAGAG GCCAATGAAGACAACAGTTTATTAAATGCCAGACTGGTGGGATTGCAAAAGAAGTGGAATGATATATGCCAGCGTCTTCATCACATACATCCATTTCAACCAGATGCTCTTCAAGCCAGGTCACATCTTCCCAGTTTTGGTATCTTTCAGAGTTGTGCTGCTGCGGTTGAAAGCAGCAATAAAGGTTCATTGTTGGATGCAAGATTTACTAATCAAAGTTGTATATTATCAGACTTGCAAAACACCTCCATGACCCAAAAGAACATGTCAAAATCAATCGTTTCTGAAGGTGAATCTGATTCCCAAGCTGAACTACTGGCTCAGAGTTTGGAAACACAGCAGCTGAAGAAGCAAAATATCTGGACCCCTTCCCCTCATGCTCCACATGATCTGAGCCTGCCCCTTGATCATACATCATCAGCTTCAAATGCTTCCGTTAGCACGGACCTGGGGTTGGGAACCATCTATGTATCCACTGAGAGAGAGCTGTGGAAACCCAGCTTTCAGGAGCACCAGGATCGCCTTAATTACTTTTCAGGATCagtttcttctgcttcttctgttCCTCTGTTAGACAATAAGTTGGATGCAAAAGACTTTAAGAACCTCTATAAAGCTCTTTCTGAACATGTATGTTGGCAAGAGGAAGCCATTTATGCCATTAGTCAGACTGTCTCCCGTTGCAGAAGTGGAAATGGAAGGCGTCATGGCTCTAGCAAAGGAAATAATATATGGCTCAGCTTCCTTGGTCCTGACAAAGTGGGGAAGCATAAAATTGCCAAAGCTCTTGCTGAGAAAGTCTTTGGTTGCAGCGATAGCTTGCTCTCTGTGGATCTGAGCTCTAGTGATGGGAGTAGCTACTCAAATTCTCTCTTTAACCATCAAGATACAAGAAACGGTTACATGAATCTTAGGGGAAAGACAGTTGTCGACTACATTGTTGAGGAGTTAAGCAAGAAGCGTTGCTCTCTTGTGCTTCTTGAAAACGTAGAAAAGGCTGATTTTCTTGTTCAGAATAGTTTGTCTCACTCTATCAGAACTGGTAAATTTTTGAACTTGCACGGGAAGGAAATCAGCATCAATAACATGATTTTTGTGATTACCTCAAATTCGGCAAAAGTTACTAAAGATTTCTTTTTGAGTCCTGAGTTTTCAGAAGAGAATATATTAGCAGCCAAAAACTTGCAGATGCAGATAGCAATTGGATCTGGCAATGTAAATAGGATTAGAGTGAAGGATACGAATTTGTGGATTACTTCAGGGGACGGAACATCAGAATCTTTCCCTGCATATAAAAGAAAGCAGACTGACTCGAACAATGGCAAGCTGTTTCAAATGCCGAAACGTGTGTGCACCATCCCGAAATCTTCTCTTGATTTGAATTTGCCTGTGGAAGAGATGGAAGAGGAGAATCAACGTGATGAGTGTGACCGTGACTCTGGCTCTGAAGGTTCAAAAGCATGGTTGGAGGAAATCTTGGAGCAAATGGACGATAATGTGGTCTTCAAGCCATTTGATTTTGGTGCTCTGGCTGAGAAAATTTTGAAGGAAGTCAACTTCAACCTCCAGGAGATTGTTGGAGTGGATATCAAGCTGGAGATCGACTCAGAAGTAATGGTGCAGATACTTGCCGCTGCTTGGTTATCTGACAGAAAGGAAGCTGTCAAGGATTGGGTTGACAAGGTTCTATGCAGGAGCTTTATGGAGGTCCGAAGCAGGTTCCAACATATTGCTGATAGTTCCATAAGATTAGTTAACTGTCAAGGCATTGCTGTAGAAGACCAGGCTCCCGGAATTCACCTTCCAGCTAAAATAACTGTAGACTGA